One stretch of Cedecea neteri DNA includes these proteins:
- the fpr gene encoding ferredoxin--NADP(+) reductase, whose amino-acid sequence MAEWVTGKVTRVQNWTDSLFSLTVHAPVNAFTAGQFTKLGLEIDGERVQRAYSYVNAPSNPDLEFYLVTVPEGKLSPRLHALQPGDEVQLVSEAAGFFVLEEIPECKTLWMLATGTALGPYLSILQEGKDLERFDNIVLLHAVRYASDLSYLPLMLELQERYQGKLRIQTVVSRETVPGSLTGRVPALIESGELEAAVGLAMDIETSHVMLCGNPQMVRDTQQLLKDTRQMAKHLRRRPGHMTAEHYW is encoded by the coding sequence ATGGCGGAGTGGGTTACAGGTAAAGTCACCAGGGTTCAAAACTGGACCGATTCTCTCTTCAGCCTGACGGTTCACGCGCCGGTAAATGCGTTTACCGCCGGGCAATTTACCAAGCTTGGGCTTGAGATAGACGGCGAACGCGTTCAGCGCGCCTACTCCTACGTTAACGCCCCGAGTAACCCCGATCTTGAGTTCTATCTGGTTACCGTTCCCGAAGGCAAACTCAGCCCTCGCCTGCATGCCCTTCAGCCTGGTGATGAAGTGCAGCTGGTCAGCGAGGCGGCCGGGTTCTTCGTGCTGGAAGAAATCCCCGAATGCAAGACGCTCTGGATGCTGGCGACCGGCACCGCGCTGGGGCCTTATCTGTCTATCCTGCAGGAAGGCAAAGATCTTGAGCGCTTTGACAATATCGTTCTGCTTCACGCGGTGCGCTACGCCAGCGACTTAAGCTATCTCCCGCTCATGCTTGAGTTACAGGAGCGCTATCAGGGGAAACTGCGTATTCAAACCGTGGTCAGTCGTGAAACCGTTCCAGGTTCGCTCACCGGGCGCGTTCCGGCGTTAATTGAAAGCGGCGAGCTTGAGGCGGCTGTAGGCTTAGCGATGGATATTGAAACCAGCCATGTGATGCTATGCGGGAACCCGCAAATGGTGCGTGATACCCAGCAATTGCTGAAAGATACCCGGCAGATGGCCAAACATCTGCGCCGCAGACCTGGCCATATGACCGCCGAACATTACTGGTAA
- a CDS encoding DUF805 domain-containing protein, giving the protein MTIQQWLFSFKGRIGRRDFWIWIGAWIVGLIILFTLAGAEILPYSTAGFFLTGSLIPTAAVIVKRLHDRDKKGWWALLFIPAWLLVAGNWETFGTLWQWGLGRFIPTLIFVMVLMDLGAFVGTQGENRFGKETSEVKFR; this is encoded by the coding sequence ATGACCATACAACAATGGTTGTTCTCTTTTAAAGGGCGTATTGGACGCCGTGACTTTTGGATCTGGATCGGCGCGTGGATAGTCGGGCTGATTATTCTGTTTACCCTGGCCGGGGCAGAAATCCTGCCTTACTCCACGGCGGGCTTCTTCCTCACCGGCTCGTTGATTCCCACCGCCGCAGTGATTGTGAAGCGCCTGCACGACAGGGATAAAAAAGGCTGGTGGGCGTTGCTGTTCATTCCGGCATGGCTGCTGGTGGCGGGGAACTGGGAAACTTTTGGCACGCTGTGGCAGTGGGGATTAGGGCGTTTTATCCCGACGCTTATCTTCGTCATGGTGTTGATGGACCTGGGTGCGTTTGTTGGCACCCAGGGAGAAAACCGCTTCGGGAAAGAGACCAGCGAAGTTAAATTTCGCTAA
- a CDS encoding DUF1454 family protein, whose protein sequence is MKYLLPALVLLALPLAVSRADPTSDTASQLPAAPYLLPGAPTFDLTITQFRGRFDIDNPSLPLNEFRAVEKSRDKANLTRAATKINENLYASTALELGTLKIKSMQITWLPIQGPEQKAARGKALEYMAAIIRSFTPTLSKAQSQQKLTKLLSDGKNKRYFAQNDGAIRYVVADNGEKGLTFAVEPIKLTLSETLNSGE, encoded by the coding sequence ATGAAATACCTGCTGCCTGCCCTTGTGCTGCTGGCGCTGCCTCTGGCGGTGAGTCGGGCAGATCCTACGTCAGATACAGCTTCTCAGCTTCCTGCCGCCCCTTACCTGCTGCCAGGTGCACCGACTTTCGATCTGACCATTACCCAGTTTCGCGGAAGGTTTGATATCGATAATCCGTCGCTGCCTCTGAATGAATTCCGCGCAGTGGAGAAAAGCCGCGACAAAGCTAACCTGACCCGCGCCGCCACCAAGATCAACGAAAATCTTTACGCTTCTACGGCGCTGGAACTCGGTACCTTAAAAATTAAGTCGATGCAGATAACCTGGCTGCCCATTCAAGGACCGGAGCAAAAAGCCGCCCGCGGCAAGGCGCTGGAGTATATGGCCGCGATTATCCGCAGCTTCACGCCAACGCTTTCAAAAGCGCAAAGCCAGCAGAAGCTGACCAAATTACTCAGCGATGGAAAAAATAAACGCTATTTCGCCCAGAACGACGGTGCCATCCGCTATGTGGTGGCAGATAACGGCGAAAAAGGGCTAACTTTCGCCGTTGAACCGATTAAGCTAACGCTATCCGAGACGTTAAACAGCGGCGAATAA
- the tpiA gene encoding triose-phosphate isomerase, with translation MRHPLVMGNWKLNGSKHMVNELIANLRKELSGVDGCGVAIAPPTMYLDLAKHAASGSHIILGAQNVDVNLSGAFTGEVSADMLKDIGAKYIIIGHSERRTYHAESDEFIAKKFAVLKAAGLVPVLCIGESEAENEAGKTEEVCARQIDAVLKTQGAAAFEGAVIAYEPIWAIGTGKSATPAQAQAVHKFIRDHIAKADAKVAEQVIIQYGGSVNDKNAAELFAQPDIDGALVGGASLKADAFAVIVKAAAEAKKA, from the coding sequence ATGCGACATCCTTTAGTGATGGGTAACTGGAAACTGAACGGCAGCAAACATATGGTTAACGAGCTTATCGCTAACCTGCGTAAAGAGCTGTCTGGCGTGGACGGCTGCGGCGTTGCCATCGCCCCACCAACCATGTACCTGGACCTGGCTAAACACGCTGCTTCCGGTAGCCACATCATTCTTGGCGCGCAGAACGTAGACGTTAACCTGTCCGGCGCGTTCACCGGTGAAGTTTCTGCAGACATGCTGAAAGATATCGGTGCTAAATACATCATCATTGGCCACTCTGAGCGTCGTACCTATCACGCTGAGTCCGACGAGTTCATCGCCAAAAAATTCGCCGTGCTGAAAGCAGCAGGCCTGGTGCCAGTACTGTGCATCGGTGAAAGCGAAGCGGAAAATGAAGCGGGCAAAACTGAAGAAGTTTGCGCACGCCAGATTGACGCCGTGCTGAAAACTCAGGGCGCAGCAGCTTTCGAAGGCGCGGTTATCGCTTACGAACCAATTTGGGCTATCGGTACCGGTAAATCTGCAACCCCAGCTCAGGCTCAGGCAGTACACAAATTTATCCGTGACCACATTGCTAAAGCAGACGCGAAAGTGGCTGAGCAAGTGATCATCCAGTACGGCGGTTCCGTTAACGATAAAAACGCAGCAGAGCTGTTTGCTCAGCCGGACATCGACGGCGCGCTGGTTGGCGGTGCATCCCTGAAAGCGGACGCTTTCGCGGTTATCGTTAAAGCAGCAGCTGAAGCGAAAAAAGCGTAA
- a CDS encoding SLC13 family permease, whose amino-acid sequence MSLWFSDPLILPGIIILITIILWATSALPEYLTALLFFAAAMVAKIAPAEVIFSGFASSAFWLVFSGFVLGIAIRKTGLADRVARALSARLTNSWLHMVGSVVLLSYALAFVMPSNMGRIALLMPIVAAMAQRASIGEGTRAWYGLALAVGFGTFQLSATILPANVPNLVMSGAAEGSYGLHLNYLPYLMLHTPVLGILKGIVLIGLISWLFPGKPLPPEQMASSAPMSAEEKRLAWLLVAVLGLWVTESWHGIGPAWIGLIAACITLLPRVGFITGEEFASGVNVRTCFYVAGILALATTVTHIGLGALVGEKLMAIMPLDASRPFTSFAALTGITSLLNFIVTANGVPALYTTFAESFSQATGFPLLSVIMIQVLGYSTPLLPYMASPIVVAMGLGKVPAKEGLKLCLALALVTFLILLPLDYGWFQLLHKL is encoded by the coding sequence ATGTCGCTCTGGTTTTCAGATCCCCTCATCCTGCCCGGCATTATTATTCTCATCACCATTATTCTTTGGGCCACTTCTGCGCTGCCGGAATACCTGACCGCGCTGTTATTTTTTGCCGCAGCGATGGTGGCGAAGATAGCCCCGGCCGAGGTGATTTTTAGCGGCTTTGCCTCGTCGGCCTTCTGGCTGGTGTTCAGCGGTTTTGTTCTGGGCATCGCTATTCGCAAAACGGGTCTGGCCGATCGTGTGGCTCGAGCGCTTTCCGCAAGGCTGACGAATTCCTGGCTGCATATGGTCGGCAGCGTCGTGTTACTAAGTTATGCCCTGGCTTTTGTTATGCCTTCGAACATGGGGCGCATTGCGCTGCTGATGCCGATTGTTGCGGCGATGGCGCAAAGAGCGTCCATCGGCGAAGGCACTCGAGCCTGGTACGGTTTGGCGCTGGCCGTGGGATTTGGCACTTTCCAGCTCTCGGCCACGATTTTACCCGCCAACGTACCGAATCTGGTGATGAGCGGGGCGGCTGAAGGGTCTTATGGCCTGCATCTTAACTATCTGCCTTATCTGATGCTGCACACCCCGGTGCTCGGCATTCTGAAAGGGATTGTGCTGATAGGCCTGATTTCCTGGCTATTTCCCGGCAAGCCTTTGCCGCCTGAGCAAATGGCCAGCTCAGCGCCGATGAGCGCCGAAGAAAAGCGGCTGGCGTGGCTGCTGGTTGCCGTGCTGGGACTGTGGGTGACTGAAAGCTGGCACGGGATTGGTCCTGCGTGGATAGGCCTTATCGCCGCCTGCATAACGCTGTTGCCGCGCGTTGGATTTATCACCGGGGAGGAGTTTGCCAGCGGCGTGAATGTACGTACCTGTTTTTACGTGGCGGGGATTCTGGCTCTGGCAACGACCGTGACTCATATTGGGCTGGGCGCTCTGGTGGGCGAGAAGCTAATGGCTATTATGCCGCTGGACGCCAGCAGGCCCTTTACCAGCTTTGCCGCGCTGACCGGCATCACCAGCCTGCTCAACTTTATCGTCACCGCGAATGGCGTGCCCGCGCTTTATACCACCTTTGCGGAGAGCTTCTCGCAGGCGACAGGGTTCCCACTTTTGTCAGTGATTATGATTCAGGTGCTCGGTTATTCAACGCCGCTGCTGCCGTATATGGCTTCACCGATTGTGGTGGCGATGGGGCTGGGGAAAGTCCCCGCCAAAGAGGGATTGAAGCTTTGCCTGGCGCTGGCCTTGGTGACGTTCTTGATTCTGCTGCCGCTGGATTATGGCTGGTTCCAGTTGCTGCATAAGCTCTAA
- a CDS encoding sulfate ABC transporter substrate-binding protein: protein MNKWGVGLTLLLASGGVLAKDIQLLNVSYDPTRELYEEYNKAFSAHWQQQTGDTVTVRQSHGGSGKQATSVINGIEADVVTLALAYDVDAIAERGRINKNWIKRLPDNSAPYTSTIVFLVRKGNPKQIHDWNDLIKPGVSVITPNPKSSGGARWNYLAAWGYALHHNNNDQAKAQDFVKALFKNVEVLDSGARGSTNTFVERGIGDVLIAWENEALLATNELGKDKFEIVTPSESILAEPTVSVVDKVVEKKGTQAVAEAYLKYLYSPEGQEIAAKNYYRPRNPDVAKKYEKEFPKLKLYTIDEEFGGWAKAQKDHFSNGGSFDQISKR, encoded by the coding sequence ATGAACAAGTGGGGCGTGGGTTTAACATTACTTTTGGCTTCTGGTGGCGTACTGGCGAAGGATATTCAGTTACTCAACGTGTCTTACGATCCGACTCGTGAACTGTATGAAGAGTACAACAAAGCGTTCAGCGCTCACTGGCAGCAGCAGACCGGTGATACGGTCACCGTACGCCAGTCTCACGGTGGGTCCGGGAAACAGGCAACCTCGGTCATTAACGGTATTGAAGCCGATGTCGTGACCCTGGCTCTGGCCTATGACGTTGATGCCATTGCGGAACGCGGACGCATTAATAAAAACTGGATCAAGCGCCTGCCGGATAACTCCGCGCCATACACTTCCACCATCGTGTTCCTGGTGCGTAAAGGCAACCCTAAACAGATTCATGACTGGAACGACCTGATTAAACCCGGCGTTTCCGTCATCACGCCAAACCCGAAAAGCTCCGGCGGTGCGCGCTGGAACTACTTAGCCGCATGGGGCTATGCGCTACACCACAACAATAACGATCAGGCGAAAGCGCAGGACTTCGTTAAAGCATTATTCAAGAACGTAGAGGTGCTGGACTCCGGTGCCCGCGGCTCGACTAACACCTTCGTTGAACGCGGCATTGGCGATGTGCTGATTGCGTGGGAAAACGAGGCCTTACTGGCTACCAACGAGCTGGGCAAAGACAAATTCGAGATTGTGACCCCGAGCGAATCTATTCTTGCAGAACCGACCGTGTCGGTCGTGGATAAAGTTGTTGAGAAGAAAGGGACTCAGGCGGTGGCAGAAGCTTACCTGAAGTATCTCTACTCGCCAGAAGGCCAGGAGATTGCGGCGAAGAACTACTATCGCCCGCGTAACCCTGACGTTGCTAAAAAGTATGAAAAAGAGTTCCCGAAACTGAAGCTCTACACCATTGATGAAGAGTTTGGCGGCTGGGCGAAGGCGCAGAAGGACCACTTCTCTAACGGCGGTAGCTTCGACCAAATCAGCAAGCGTTAA
- the pfkA gene encoding 6-phosphofructokinase: protein MIKKIGVLTSGGDAPGMNAAIRGVVRAALSEGLEVMGVYDGYLGLYEDRMVQLDRYSVSDMINRGGTFLGSARFPEFRDENVRAVAIENLKKRGIDALVVIGGDGSYMGAMRLTEMGFPCIGLPGTIDNDIKGTDYTIGYFTALETVVEAIDRLRDTSSSHQRISIVEVMGRYCGDLTLAAAIAGGCEFVVLPEVEFSREDLVAEIKAGIAKGKKHAIVAITEHICDVDELAKYIETETKRETRATVLGHIQRGGSPVAYDRILASRMGSYSIELLLQGFGGRCVGIQNEKLVHHDIIDAIENMKRPFKGDWLDCAKKLY, encoded by the coding sequence ATGATCAAAAAAATTGGTGTGTTGACGAGTGGCGGTGATGCGCCGGGCATGAACGCGGCGATCCGCGGTGTGGTGCGCGCAGCGCTGTCAGAAGGTCTGGAAGTCATGGGTGTCTATGATGGCTACCTGGGTCTGTACGAAGATCGCATGGTGCAGCTGGACCGCTATAGCGTGTCCGACATGATTAACCGTGGCGGTACATTCCTGGGTTCCGCTCGCTTCCCTGAGTTCCGCGATGAAAATGTTCGCGCCGTGGCTATCGAAAACCTGAAAAAACGCGGCATTGACGCGCTGGTGGTTATCGGCGGCGACGGTTCTTACATGGGGGCAATGCGCCTGACCGAAATGGGCTTCCCTTGCATCGGTCTGCCGGGCACCATCGATAACGATATCAAAGGCACCGACTACACCATCGGTTACTTCACCGCGCTGGAAACCGTGGTTGAAGCGATTGACCGCCTGCGTGATACCTCCTCTTCACACCAGCGTATCTCCATCGTTGAAGTGATGGGGCGTTACTGCGGTGACCTGACCCTGGCTGCGGCTATCGCCGGCGGCTGTGAGTTTGTGGTTCTGCCGGAAGTTGAATTCAGCCGCGAAGATCTGGTGGCAGAAATTAAAGCCGGGATCGCCAAAGGTAAAAAACACGCCATTGTTGCCATTACCGAGCACATTTGCGATGTCGACGAACTGGCTAAATATATTGAAACCGAAACCAAGCGCGAAACCCGTGCTACCGTTCTGGGCCATATCCAGCGCGGCGGTTCTCCGGTAGCGTATGACCGTATCCTGGCGTCCCGCATGGGCTCTTATTCCATCGAACTGCTGCTGCAGGGCTTTGGTGGCCGCTGCGTCGGCATCCAGAACGAAAAACTGGTTCACCATGATATCATCGACGCGATTGAGAACATGAAGCGTCCGTTTAAAGGTGACTGGCTGGATTGCGCTAAAAAGCTCTATTAA
- the fieF gene encoding CDF family cation-efflux transporter FieF (FieF, a metal efflux transporter, is a member of the CDF (cation diffusion facilitator) family of transporters.) gives MNQQYGQLVSRAAIAATVMASLLLLIKIFAWWYTGSVSILAALVDSLVDIAASLTNLLVVRYSLQPADEEHTFGHGKAESLAALAQSMFISGSALFLFLTGIQHLAEPTPMKDPGIGVAVTIVALISTLILVTFQRWVVRKTQSQAVRADMLHYQSDVMMNGAILIALALSWYGWHRADSLFALGIGVYILYSALQMGYEAVQSLLDRALPDEERQAIIDIVNAWPGVRGAHDLRTRQSGPTRFIQLHIEMEDNLPLVQAHVVAEQVEQAILHRFPGSDVIIHQDPCSVVPAGRQGHFEL, from the coding sequence ATGAATCAACAATATGGGCAGCTGGTTAGTCGGGCTGCAATTGCAGCGACCGTCATGGCGTCGCTGTTACTGTTAATTAAAATTTTCGCCTGGTGGTATACCGGTTCGGTCAGTATCCTGGCCGCGCTGGTGGATTCACTGGTTGATATTGCCGCTTCATTAACGAATCTGCTGGTGGTGCGTTATTCGCTTCAGCCCGCGGATGAAGAGCATACGTTCGGTCACGGTAAGGCTGAGTCGCTGGCCGCCCTCGCACAAAGCATGTTTATCTCAGGTTCTGCACTGTTCCTGTTTTTGACCGGCATTCAGCACCTGGCCGAACCCACGCCGATGAAAGATCCTGGTATTGGCGTTGCGGTCACGATTGTGGCACTGATAAGCACCTTAATTCTGGTGACTTTCCAGCGCTGGGTGGTGCGAAAAACTCAAAGCCAGGCCGTCCGGGCCGATATGCTTCATTATCAGTCTGATGTTATGATGAATGGTGCAATTCTTATTGCGTTGGCCTTATCCTGGTACGGCTGGCATCGTGCGGATTCGCTGTTTGCTTTGGGTATTGGCGTGTACATTTTGTATAGCGCGCTGCAAATGGGTTATGAAGCCGTGCAATCGCTGCTTGATCGGGCGTTACCAGACGAGGAACGTCAGGCTATTATTGATATCGTGAATGCGTGGCCCGGCGTCAGAGGGGCCCACGATCTTCGAACGCGGCAGTCAGGGCCGACCCGCTTTATACAGCTTCATATTGAGATGGAAGATAATTTGCCGCTGGTTCAGGCGCACGTTGTGGCTGAACAGGTGGAACAGGCAATCTTGCATCGTTTTCCCGGATCGGATGTGATTATCCACCAGGATCCTTGCTCTGTGGTTCCAGCGGGACGACAGGGGCATTTCGAGCTTTAG
- the cpxP gene encoding cell-envelope stress modulator CpxP, producing MRNVTAVVMASTLAFTSLASQAADLPTGVNWPQSDNLAKRNNGQNHMFDGISLTEQQRQQMRDLMHRARHDSPPVNVSEMEIMHRLVTADKFDEVAVKAQAEKMAQEQVARQVEMAKVRNQMYHLLSPEQQAALNEKHQQRMDNLRELSELQQGVSLQAMSSSSTRSNQ from the coding sequence ATGCGCAATGTTACCGCTGTCGTCATGGCCTCAACGCTGGCGTTTACCTCGTTAGCCAGCCAGGCCGCTGATTTGCCGACCGGCGTTAACTGGCCACAAAGCGACAATCTGGCAAAACGAAACAACGGTCAGAATCATATGTTTGACGGCATAAGTTTGACTGAGCAACAACGCCAACAGATGCGAGATCTTATGCACCGGGCAAGGCATGATAGCCCACCCGTTAATGTTAGCGAAATGGAGATCATGCATCGCCTGGTCACCGCAGATAAATTTGATGAAGTGGCAGTGAAAGCTCAGGCTGAAAAAATGGCACAAGAACAGGTTGCCCGCCAGGTTGAAATGGCAAAAGTACGCAACCAAATGTACCACTTACTCAGTCCGGAGCAGCAAGCCGCTTTGAATGAGAAACACCAGCAGCGCATGGATAATCTCCGTGAACTGTCTGAACTGCAGCAGGGCGTTTCGCTGCAGGCCATGAGTAGTAGCAGTACCCGTAGTAACCAGTAA
- the cpxR gene encoding envelope stress response regulator transcription factor CpxR yields the protein MNKILLVDDDRELTSLLKELLDMEGFDVIVAHDGEQALTLLDDSIDLLLLDVMMPKKNGIDTLKELRQTHQTPVIMLTARGSELDRVLGLELGADDYLPKPFNDRELVARIRAILRRSHWSEQQQNSDSSSPTVEVDGLSLNPGRQEASFDGQALDLTGTEFTLLYLLAQHLGQVVSREHLSQEVLGKRLTPFDRAIDMHISNLRRKLPDRKDGHPWFKTLRGRGYLMVSAS from the coding sequence ATGAATAAAATCCTGTTAGTTGATGATGACCGAGAGCTGACTTCCCTGCTAAAGGAATTGCTCGACATGGAAGGTTTTGACGTGATTGTTGCTCACGATGGTGAGCAAGCGTTGACGCTTCTGGACGACAGCATCGACCTGTTATTGCTCGACGTAATGATGCCAAAGAAAAACGGCATTGATACTTTGAAAGAGCTTCGCCAGACACACCAGACACCTGTCATTATGCTTACCGCTCGCGGTAGCGAACTCGATCGCGTGCTCGGCCTTGAGCTGGGTGCCGATGACTATTTGCCAAAACCCTTTAACGACCGCGAGCTTGTCGCCCGTATTCGCGCCATCCTGCGTCGTTCACACTGGAGCGAGCAGCAACAGAACAGCGACAGCAGTTCGCCGACGGTAGAAGTCGACGGGCTGAGCCTCAATCCGGGCCGCCAGGAAGCCAGCTTTGACGGGCAGGCCCTGGACTTAACCGGCACCGAATTCACGCTGCTTTATCTCCTTGCCCAGCATCTGGGTCAGGTGGTTTCACGTGAACATCTGAGCCAGGAAGTTCTGGGTAAACGCTTAACGCCGTTCGATCGTGCAATCGACATGCATATTTCCAACCTGCGTCGTAAATTGCCGGATCGTAAAGACGGCCATCCGTGGTTTAAAACCTTGCGTGGCCGCGGCTATCTGATGGTTTCCGCTTCATGA
- the cpxA gene encoding envelope stress sensor histidine kinase CpxA — MISSLTARIFAIFWLTLALVLMLVLMLPKLDSRQMTELMENEQRQGYMIEQHVEAELATDPPNDLMWWRRLFRAIDKWAPPGQRLLLVTSEGRVIGAQRNEMQIIRNFIGQSDNADHPQKKKYGRVELVGPFSVRDGEDNYQLYLIRPASSSQSDFINLLFDRPLLLLIVTMLVSSPLLLWLAWSLAKPARKLKNAADEVAQGNLRQHPELEAGPQEFQAAGASFNQMVTALERMMTAQQRLLSDISHELRTPLTRLQLGTALLRRRSGESKELARIETEAQRLDGMINDLLVMSRNQQKNALVSETMKANQIWTEMLDNAAFEAEQVGKSLEITYPPGPWLMYGNPNALESALENIVRNALRYSHTKIAVNFSVDNQGITVTVDDDGPGVSPEDREQIFRPFYRTDEARDRESGGTGLGLAIVETAVQQHRGWVKADDSPLGGLRLTLWLPLYHR; from the coding sequence ATGATAAGTAGCCTTACCGCGCGAATTTTTGCCATCTTCTGGCTGACGCTAGCTCTGGTACTGATGTTAGTTTTAATGCTGCCGAAGCTGGATTCACGCCAGATGACCGAGCTGATGGAAAATGAGCAACGTCAGGGCTACATGATTGAGCAACACGTCGAGGCGGAGCTGGCAACCGATCCACCGAATGATTTGATGTGGTGGCGGCGCCTGTTCCGCGCCATCGACAAATGGGCACCTCCTGGCCAGCGTCTGCTGCTGGTCACCAGCGAAGGGCGCGTCATTGGCGCCCAACGCAACGAAATGCAGATCATCCGCAACTTTATCGGCCAGTCCGATAATGCCGATCATCCTCAGAAAAAGAAATATGGCCGGGTTGAGCTAGTTGGGCCTTTTTCGGTGCGAGATGGCGAAGATAACTACCAACTTTACCTGATTCGCCCGGCCAGCAGCTCGCAATCTGACTTCATCAACCTGCTGTTCGACCGCCCTTTGCTGCTACTGATTGTCACCATGCTGGTGAGTTCCCCGCTGTTGCTCTGGCTTGCATGGAGCCTCGCCAAACCGGCTCGTAAGCTGAAAAACGCAGCAGATGAAGTAGCCCAGGGCAACCTGCGTCAACATCCGGAACTCGAGGCTGGGCCACAGGAATTCCAGGCCGCGGGCGCAAGCTTTAACCAAATGGTGACGGCGCTGGAAAGAATGATGACGGCGCAGCAAAGATTGCTGTCTGATATCTCTCATGAACTCCGCACTCCGCTGACCCGCCTGCAGCTTGGTACCGCGCTGCTGCGCCGCCGAAGCGGTGAGAGCAAAGAGCTGGCACGCATTGAAACGGAAGCCCAGCGCCTGGACGGGATGATTAATGACCTGCTTGTCATGTCGCGTAACCAGCAAAAAAATGCGCTGGTTAGCGAGACCATGAAGGCTAATCAAATCTGGACTGAGATGCTGGATAACGCCGCCTTCGAAGCCGAGCAGGTGGGCAAGTCGCTGGAGATCACCTACCCGCCGGGACCGTGGCTGATGTACGGTAACCCGAATGCGCTGGAAAGCGCACTGGAGAACATTGTTCGTAACGCCCTGCGTTATTCCCACACCAAGATAGCTGTGAATTTCTCAGTCGATAATCAAGGCATTACCGTCACCGTTGACGATGACGGCCCGGGTGTCAGTCCGGAAGACAGAGAGCAGATTTTCCGCCCGTTCTATCGTACAGATGAAGCTCGCGATCGCGAGTCGGGAGGTACAGGTCTCGGTCTGGCTATCGTGGAAACCGCCGTACAGCAGCATCGTGGCTGGGTAAAAGCTGACGACAGCCCGCTGGGTGGTCTGCGCCTGACGCTCTGGCTACCGCTTTATCACCGCTAA
- the trmL gene encoding tRNA (uridine(34)/cytosine(34)/5-carboxymethylaminomethyluridine(34)-2'-O)-methyltransferase TrmL — protein MLNIVLFEPEIPPNTGNIIRLCANTGFRLHIIEPMGFPWDDKRLRRAGLDYHEFTTVLRHRDYNAFLEAEKPQRLFALTTKGTPAHSAVSYQAGDYLMFGPETRGLPPEILNAMPAEQKIRIPMMPDSRSMNLSNSVSVVVYEAWRQLGYQGAVLRS, from the coding sequence ATGTTAAATATCGTTTTGTTTGAGCCAGAAATTCCGCCCAATACCGGGAACATTATCCGCCTGTGCGCCAATACCGGTTTCCGGTTGCACATCATTGAGCCGATGGGCTTTCCCTGGGACGATAAGCGCCTGCGACGCGCCGGGCTGGACTACCACGAATTTACGACCGTGCTGCGCCATCGCGACTACAATGCATTTTTAGAGGCAGAAAAGCCTCAACGCCTGTTTGCCTTAACGACCAAGGGAACGCCGGCCCACAGCGCGGTGAGCTATCAGGCAGGGGATTATTTGATGTTCGGGCCGGAAACGCGTGGGTTGCCCCCTGAGATCCTGAATGCGATGCCGGCGGAACAGAAGATTCGCATCCCAATGATGCCGGACAGCCGCAGCATGAACCTCTCTAACTCGGTGTCCGTGGTGGTGTATGAGGCCTGGCGCCAGTTGGGGTATCAGGGCGCCGTGCTCAGAAGCTAG